A genomic window from Triticum urartu cultivar G1812 chromosome 7, Tu2.1, whole genome shotgun sequence includes:
- the LOC125523085 gene encoding protein GLUTAMINE DUMPER 6-like — translation MVAVGHGAHPAFWRTPTPYLLLGFALMMGIIAVALLVLVCTDSKPSGSSSRRGSAGEDASARGMAPLDREPKVVVIMAGDDLPSFLASARPFAFPAVTAADAGEPRGEDAS, via the coding sequence ATGGTGGCGGTCGGCCACGGCGCGCACCCGGCCTTCTGGAGGACGCCGACGCCGTACCTCCTCCTCGGCTTCGCGCTCATGATGGGGATCATCGCCGTGGCGCTGCTCGTGCTCGTCTGCACGGACAGCAAGCCGTCCGGGTCGTCGTCGCGGCGGGGGAGCGCCGGCGAGGACGCGTCGGCGCGCGGGATGGCGCCGCTCGACAGGGAGCCCAAGGTCGTCGTCATCATGGCCGGCGACGACTTGCCGTCCTTCCTCGCCAGCGCCAGGCCGTTCGCCTTCCCCGCCGTGACCGCCGCCGACGCGGGGGAGCCGCGCGGGGAGGACGCGTCGtag